The Cucurbita pepo subsp. pepo cultivar mu-cu-16 chromosome LG08, ASM280686v2, whole genome shotgun sequence genome contains a region encoding:
- the LOC111800767 gene encoding uncharacterized protein LOC111800767, which translates to MGSVSLKIGDGTARFKKATLCSSALNILMLISVITTNLFALYAFTYSPKDREVHSLNRTHKNISLISEQVSLILREIDASQKKLAQMEKEILGYESIDLSRSNVANELKLFLQRHPLPLGKDSKSGITEMVASIGHSCEKSMDLLSQYMNYKVSGPCPDDWSLAQKLILRGCEPLPRRRCLAKSVPKTGLQPFPLSLWKPVSDKIVMWSGLGCKNFQCLNSKKLGRDCVGCFDLAKESENQRFVKAKGKNDFPIDDVLALTSGGIRIGLDIGGGSGTFAARMAERNVTILTSTLNIDAPFSEFIAARGLFPLFFSINHRFPFYDNVFDLVHISNGLDTGGKPEKLEFLVFDIDRILRSGGLLWLDNFYCANDEKKKALTRLIERFGFKKLKWVIGEKSESGKSEVYLSAVLQKPVRV; encoded by the coding sequence ATGGGGTCCGTTTCTCTGAAAATCGGAGATGGAACCGCCAGATTCAAGAAGGCAACTCTTTGTTCTTCAGCGCTCAACATTCTCATGCTCATTTCTGTTATCACCACAAATCTCTTCGCCTTGTACGCCTTCACTTACTCTCCGAAAGATCGCGAAGTCCATTCGCTCAATCGCACGCACAAGAACATTTCTCTTATATCGGAACAAGTTTCTTTAATTCTTAGAGAGATCGATGCTTCTCAGAAGAAGCTTGCTCAGATGGAGAAGGAAATTCTTGGTTATGAGAGCATCGATCTCTCCAGATCCAATGTCGCAAACGAGCTCAAACTCTTTCTCCAGCGTCATCCTCTTCCTCTTGGTAAAGATTCGAAAAGTGGAATCACTGAAATGGTTGCATCTATCGGGCATTCGTGTGAGAAATCGATGGACCTTTTGTCGCAGTATATGAATTACAAGGTCTCTGGACCTTGTCCTGACGACTGGAGCCTTGCTCAAAAGCTGATTCTTCGTGGATGCGAGCCCTTGCCGAGGCGGAGGTGTTTGGCCAAATCTGTGCCGAAGACAGGTTTGCAACCTTTCCCTCTGTCTCTGTGGAAACCTGTAAGTGATAAGATTGTTATGTGGAGTGGACTTGGATGTAAAAATTTCCAGTGTCTGAATAGCAAGAAATTAGGCAGGGATTGTGTTGGTTGCTTTGATTTGGCTAAAGAATCTGAGAATCAGAGATTTGTCAAAGCCAAAGGGAAGAATGATTTTCCAATTGATGATGTTCTAGCTTTAACTAGTGGTGGAATCAGGATAGGTTTAGACATTGGGGGAGGATCTGGAACATTTGCTGCTAGAATGGCTGAGAGAAATGTGACCATACTTACCTCTACTTTGAACATCGATGCCCCATTCAGTGAATTCATTGCTGCAAGAGGGttgtttcctctgttttttagTATAAATCATAGATTCCCTTTCTATGACAATGTGTTTGATTTGGTTCATATCTCTAATGGATTGGATACCGGTGGAAAGCCTGAAAAACTGGAGTTCCTCGTGTTCGATATCGATCGAATCTTAAGGTCTGGCGGATTACTTTGGCTGGATAACTTCTATTGTGCTAatgatgagaagaaaaaagcttTAACCCGCTTGATCGAGCGGTTTGGATTCAAAAAACTGAAGTGGGTCATTGGGGAGAAGTCTGAATCAGGCAAATCCGAGGTCTATCTGTCTGCTGTTCTACAGAAGCCTGTAAGAGTATGA
- the LOC111800739 gene encoding protein downstream neighbor of Son-like isoform X2 has translation MAKVVAPSSLTSASHDITGGAPRTGKSIKRKTPSELRGEQLKRSNGLDLLDKSPSNVFASDNALGNGLKKPVLLRNPRYIETRMDEVFPAKKSRVRILSGKDNAKESSQMEQASSFMNISSLPNLVASQCKENSVGSADVANDKTAKSSQIVESSSQSVFRSVTELSSGGDKLTGLTCIDMGKALKGLAARKPTAITSLPLDSSKRSNDASSTCSSDFCSESCILGQKAPLDLTLKTSMRVVSSSPLNWIHKKIVSASLPQFSIQLGSQEQIRNTSAGLPPASKAAGSVVLHSWIYPQSTLPSSLVSALNSSAAEAEFLSRRQLAWEDSFQSLYYMFRNNVCRVFYVCTSQFVVMFTSGDASRGNKNSCNAYLSQSTRGLRSILSEHDVSFSMPLCRSKVEQVNADDLVELSEIEKFNLGQTRRVRSFSDVDRSSQSLLFFSENKDVHGLYDILLNYRSFLTTLAGMDVPVLLSPVPFQNAALSSPQVKFKEMRSANHIAAISKGNSSKDGDFLQTSTVGVSYSFEISDAYIPPWVISSVCAVMGSEETSFEASFTTVPVSIGLNVALGSVDSKPDSRATSSEGFQPTNHTFGIPNTIASLSLRSGLLKGLKYSDSSYTASLSPA, from the exons ATGGCAAAAGTCGTTGCTCCAAGCTCATTAACTTCAGCTTCCCATGATATCACCGGAGGGGCACCAAGAACTGGAAAatcaatcaaaagaaaaaccccATCTGAACTAAGG GGAGAGCAGTTAAAGCGATCAAATGGTTTGGATCTTCTGGACAAATCTCCTTCCAATGTTTTTGCTTCTGACAA TGCTTTGGGCAATGGACTCAAGAAGCCCGTGTTACTCAGAAATCCAAGATACATCGAGACACGCATGGATGAGGTATTTCCTGCAAAAAAATCTAGGGTTAGGATCTTATCCGGAAAAGATAATGCTAAG GAAAGTAGTCAGATGGAGCAGGCCAGCAGTTTCATGAATATATCTTCGCTTCCAAATTTGGTTGCAAGTCAATG TAAGGAGAATTCCGTTGGTTCCGCGGATGTTGCCAATGATAAGACTGCTAAATCTTCTCAAATAGTTGAGAGCAGTAGCCAAAGTGTATTTCGAAGTGTCACTGAGCTCTCATCTGGAGGTGACAAATTGACAGGCTTGACATGCATTGATATG GGTAAAGCATTAAAAGGACTTGCTGCTCGGAAACCCACTGCAATTACTAGTTTACCATTGGACTCTTCCAAGAGATCCAATGATGCCTCATCTACTTGTTCAAGTGACTTCTGCAGTGAAAGCTGCATACTAGGTCAAAAGGCTCCACTTGATTTGACTTTAAAAACTAGCATGCGAGTGGTCTCCTCCTCCCCACTCAATTG GATCCACAAGAAAATCGTTTCTGCTTCTTTGCCTCAGTTCTCAATACAACTTGGTTCTCAGGAGCAAATTAGGAACACTAGTGCGGGACTGCCACCAGCTTCTAAAGCCGCTGGTTCTGTCGTTCTCCATTCATGGATTTATCCTCAATCTACCTTGCCATCCTCTCTTGTTTCAGCTTTGAATTCATCAGCAGCAG AAGCTGAGTTCCTTAGTAGACGACAACTAGCATGGGAGGACTCATTTCAGAGCCTTTATTACATGTTTCGGAATAATGTTTGTAGAGTTTTTTATG tTTGCACATCACAATTTGTGGTTATGTTTACAAGTGGAGATGCCTCACGGGGCAACAAAAACTCGTGCAATGCATATCTTTCCCAGTCAACAAGAGGACTGAGGTCTATTTTGAGTGAACAT GATGTTAGTTTCTCGATGCCTCTTTGCCGTTCTAAAGTTGAGCAAGTTAACGCTGATGATCTGGTAGAACTTTCAGAGATAGAGAAGTTTAATTTGGGACAG ACACGGAGAGTTCGTTCGTTTTCTGATGTAGATAGGAGCTCTCAATCATTGCTGTTTTTCAGTGAAAATAAAGACGTGCACGGGTTATATGATATTCTATTAAATTACAG ATCTTTCTTGACTACATTGGCTGGCATGGACGTTCCTGTGTTGCTATCGCCTGTTCCCTTTCAGAATGCTGCTCTTTCTTCCCCTCAG GTCAAATTCAAGGAGATGAGAAGTGCAAACCATATTGCCGCAATATCCAAAGGAAATTCATCAAAAGATGGCGACTTCCTTCAAACTTCAACTGTTGGTGTCTCCTATAGCTTTGAAATCAGTGATGCATATATTCCACCATGGGTTATTTCCAGTGTATGTGCAGTCATGGGTTCCGAAGAAACAAGCTTCGAGGCTAG CTTCACTACAGTCCCTGTCTCGATCGGTTTGAATGTCGCTCTTGGATCAGTAGATTCAAAACCCGACTCTCGGGCGACATCGAGTGAAGGCTTCCAACCTACCAACCATACCTTTGGAATTCCCAACACGATCGCTTCTCTATCCTTACGTTCAGGTTTATTAAAAGGTTTGAAGTACTCGGACAGCTCTTATACAGCCTCTCTTTCTCCTGCATGA
- the LOC111800766 gene encoding 40S ribosomal protein S5-like translates to MAEAVEVVQELIQPHHDVKLFNRWTFDDVQVNDMSLGDYIGVAPSKHATYVPHTAGRYSMKRFRKAQCPIVERLTNSLMMHGRNNGKKLMAVRIIKHTMEIIHLLTDLNPIQVIVDAVVNSGPREDATRIGSAGVVRRQAVDISPLRRVNQAIYLLTTGAREAAFRNIKTIAECLADELINAAKGSSNSYAIKKKDEIERVAKANR, encoded by the exons ATGGCTGAAGCGGTCGAAGTGGTTCAGGAACTTATCCAACCTCACCATGACGTGAAACTTTTCAATCGCTGGACCTTTGATGATGTCCAG GTTAATGACATGTCTCTGGGGGATTACATTGGAGTTGCACCTTCCAAGCATGCAACCTATGTTCCACACACTGCTGGCCGATACTCTATGAAGCGTTTCAGGAAAGCTCAATGCCCAATTGTTGAGAGACTTACTAACTCACTTATGATGCACGGCAGAAACAATGGGAAGAAACTAATGGCTGTGAGGATTATTAAGCACACCATGGAGATTATCCATCTGCTAACTGATCTAAATCCAATTCAAGTTATTGTCGATGCTGTTGTTAACAG TGGACCCCGAGAAGATGCCACGCGAATTGGTTCAGCTGGTGTTGTTAGGCGTCAAGCTGTGGATATATCCCCTCTGCGACGTGTAAATCAAGCAATATACCTTCTTACAACTGGTGCTCGTGAGGCTGCTTTCAGAAACATCAAGACAATCGCAGAATGTTTGGCTGATGAACTCATCAACGCCGCAAAGGGCTCATCAAACAG TTACGCTATTAAGAAAAAGGATGAGATTGAGAGAGTTGCCAAGGCCAATCGTTAA
- the LOC111800768 gene encoding 40S ribosomal protein S5-like has product MDAAVVVAVPVEAGQELTQPHHDVKLFNRWTFDDVQVNDMSLEDYIGVAPSKHATYVPHTAGRYSMKRFRKAQCPIVERLTNSLMMHGRNNGKKLMAVRIIKHAMEIIHLLTDLNPIQVIVDAVVNSGPREDATRIGSAGVVRRQAVDISPLRRVNQAIYLLTTGAREAAFRNIKTIAECLADELINAAKGSSNSYAIKKKDEIERVAKANR; this is encoded by the exons ATGGATGCTGCGGTTGTGGTTGCGGTTCCGGTGGAGGCGGGTCAGGAACTCACCCAGCCTCACCACGATGTGAAGCTTTTCAACCGCTGGACCTTTGATGATGTCCAg GTTAATGACATGTCTCTGGAGGATTACATTGGAGTTGCACCTTCCAAGCATGCAACCTATGTTCCACACACCGCTGGCCGATACTCTATGAAGCGTTTCAGGAAAGCTCAATGCCCAATTGTGGAGAGACTTACAAACTCCCTCATGATGCACGGCCGAAACAATGGGAAGAAACTAATGGCTGTGAGGATTATCAAGCATGCAATGGAAATCATCCATCTACTAACTGATCTTAATCCAATTCAAGTTATCGTCGACGCTGTTGTCAACAG TGGTCCCCGTGAAGACGCTACACGAATTGGTTCAGCTGGTGTTGTTAGGCGTCAAGCTGTGGATATCTCCCCTCTGCGACGTGTGAATCAAGCAATATACCTTCTCACAACCGGTGCTCGTGAAGCTGCCTTTAGAAACATCAAGACAATTGCCGAATGTTTGGCTGATGAACTCATCAACGCCGCTAAGGGCTCATCAAACAG TTACGCTATCAAGAAAAAGGATGAGATTGAGAGAGTTGCAAAGGCCAACCGTTAA
- the LOC111800739 gene encoding protein downstream neighbor of Son-like isoform X1 produces MAKVVAPSSLTSASHDITGGAPRTGKSIKRKTPSELRGEQLKRSNGLDLLDKSPSNVFASDNALGNGLKKPVLLRNPRYIETRMDEVFPAKKSRVRILSGKDNAKESSQMEQASSFMNISSLPNLVASQCKENSVGSADVANDKTAKSSQIVESSSQSVFRSVTELSSGGDKLTGLTCIDMGKALKGLAARKPTAITSLPLDSSKRSNDASSTCSSDFCSESCILGQKAPLDLTLKTSMRVVSSSPLNWIHKKIVSASLPQFSIQLGSQEQIRNTSAGLPPASKAAGSVVLHSWIYPQSTLPSSLVSALNSSAAVEAEFLSRRQLAWEDSFQSLYYMFRNNVCRVFYVCTSQFVVMFTSGDASRGNKNSCNAYLSQSTRGLRSILSEHDVSFSMPLCRSKVEQVNADDLVELSEIEKFNLGQTRRVRSFSDVDRSSQSLLFFSENKDVHGLYDILLNYRSFLTTLAGMDVPVLLSPVPFQNAALSSPQVKFKEMRSANHIAAISKGNSSKDGDFLQTSTVGVSYSFEISDAYIPPWVISSVCAVMGSEETSFEASFTTVPVSIGLNVALGSVDSKPDSRATSSEGFQPTNHTFGIPNTIASLSLRSGLLKGLKYSDSSYTASLSPA; encoded by the exons ATGGCAAAAGTCGTTGCTCCAAGCTCATTAACTTCAGCTTCCCATGATATCACCGGAGGGGCACCAAGAACTGGAAAatcaatcaaaagaaaaaccccATCTGAACTAAGG GGAGAGCAGTTAAAGCGATCAAATGGTTTGGATCTTCTGGACAAATCTCCTTCCAATGTTTTTGCTTCTGACAA TGCTTTGGGCAATGGACTCAAGAAGCCCGTGTTACTCAGAAATCCAAGATACATCGAGACACGCATGGATGAGGTATTTCCTGCAAAAAAATCTAGGGTTAGGATCTTATCCGGAAAAGATAATGCTAAG GAAAGTAGTCAGATGGAGCAGGCCAGCAGTTTCATGAATATATCTTCGCTTCCAAATTTGGTTGCAAGTCAATG TAAGGAGAATTCCGTTGGTTCCGCGGATGTTGCCAATGATAAGACTGCTAAATCTTCTCAAATAGTTGAGAGCAGTAGCCAAAGTGTATTTCGAAGTGTCACTGAGCTCTCATCTGGAGGTGACAAATTGACAGGCTTGACATGCATTGATATG GGTAAAGCATTAAAAGGACTTGCTGCTCGGAAACCCACTGCAATTACTAGTTTACCATTGGACTCTTCCAAGAGATCCAATGATGCCTCATCTACTTGTTCAAGTGACTTCTGCAGTGAAAGCTGCATACTAGGTCAAAAGGCTCCACTTGATTTGACTTTAAAAACTAGCATGCGAGTGGTCTCCTCCTCCCCACTCAATTG GATCCACAAGAAAATCGTTTCTGCTTCTTTGCCTCAGTTCTCAATACAACTTGGTTCTCAGGAGCAAATTAGGAACACTAGTGCGGGACTGCCACCAGCTTCTAAAGCCGCTGGTTCTGTCGTTCTCCATTCATGGATTTATCCTCAATCTACCTTGCCATCCTCTCTTGTTTCAGCTTTGAATTCATCAGCAGCAG TAGAAGCTGAGTTCCTTAGTAGACGACAACTAGCATGGGAGGACTCATTTCAGAGCCTTTATTACATGTTTCGGAATAATGTTTGTAGAGTTTTTTATG tTTGCACATCACAATTTGTGGTTATGTTTACAAGTGGAGATGCCTCACGGGGCAACAAAAACTCGTGCAATGCATATCTTTCCCAGTCAACAAGAGGACTGAGGTCTATTTTGAGTGAACAT GATGTTAGTTTCTCGATGCCTCTTTGCCGTTCTAAAGTTGAGCAAGTTAACGCTGATGATCTGGTAGAACTTTCAGAGATAGAGAAGTTTAATTTGGGACAG ACACGGAGAGTTCGTTCGTTTTCTGATGTAGATAGGAGCTCTCAATCATTGCTGTTTTTCAGTGAAAATAAAGACGTGCACGGGTTATATGATATTCTATTAAATTACAG ATCTTTCTTGACTACATTGGCTGGCATGGACGTTCCTGTGTTGCTATCGCCTGTTCCCTTTCAGAATGCTGCTCTTTCTTCCCCTCAG GTCAAATTCAAGGAGATGAGAAGTGCAAACCATATTGCCGCAATATCCAAAGGAAATTCATCAAAAGATGGCGACTTCCTTCAAACTTCAACTGTTGGTGTCTCCTATAGCTTTGAAATCAGTGATGCATATATTCCACCATGGGTTATTTCCAGTGTATGTGCAGTCATGGGTTCCGAAGAAACAAGCTTCGAGGCTAG CTTCACTACAGTCCCTGTCTCGATCGGTTTGAATGTCGCTCTTGGATCAGTAGATTCAAAACCCGACTCTCGGGCGACATCGAGTGAAGGCTTCCAACCTACCAACCATACCTTTGGAATTCCCAACACGATCGCTTCTCTATCCTTACGTTCAGGTTTATTAAAAGGTTTGAAGTACTCGGACAGCTCTTATACAGCCTCTCTTTCTCCTGCATGA